The Catenulispora sp. GP43 genome contains the following window.
CGCGCCGGCTCGGGCACCGTCGTCGTCCGCGTGAGCAGATACAGCGATCCCATGCCCATCAGCGCGGTCATCGCGCCCAGCAGCACCCGGAAGTCGACGACCGCCACCAGAGCCGCACCGACGGCGATGGCGGTGGTCTGGGGCAGCGAGATCATCATGTCGAGGGCGGCGCTGGTGCGGCCCATGACCTCGGGCGGGGTGGTGCGCTGGAACAGCGTCATCAGCCCGGCGATGATCCACGGCAGGCTGACTCCGACCAGCATGACGCCCAGGCCCGCCGCCGCCACGGACGGCAGGCAGCAGGCGGCGAAGCCGAGCCCGGCGGCCGCCATCCCCAGGGCGATCAGCCGGCTTTCGCCGAGGCGGCGCATCAGCGGCCCGGCCAGCAGGCCCGCGGCGATGGCGCCGAGGCCCTGGAACGACTCGATCACTCCCACGAAGGTGGGCTTGCGGTGCAGTCCCTGGTCGACGATGGCGAACAGCACCGACTCGGAGAGCCCGAACGCGAGCACGCAGAGCACAGCTGCCGCAGTCGCCTGGCGCAGGATCGGCATGCCGAGGATCTGCCGTACTCCGGCGGACAGCTCGCCCCTGAGCCGCTTCTTCTCGGCAGGCGGCGTCGGGGCCGCCTCCCGGGTGCCGATGGCACGCAGGAGCAGCGACGCGAGCACGAAGGTGGCGACGTCGCCGAAGACCAGCGGCGCGATGCCCCATGCGGCGAGCACCCCGGCTCCCAGCAGCGGGGAGACCAGGCGCAGGCCTTGAAGGACGGTCTGGAGCAGGCCGTTGGCCTGGCCGAGCTGCTCGGCGGGAATCAGGGTCTGGGTGTAGGCGGTCATCGCGGCCCCGGTCACGCTGCTGAGCACGCCGTAGCCGAACATCACCGCGTAGATCAGCCACACCCCGCTCCGGTCGTGGACCAGGAGCAGGGGCAGCACCGCGAGCCCGGTGACCAGGTTCAGGATCGTGATCAGCGGCCGCCGCCGGACGCGGTCCACGACCACGGCCCCGGCCGGGGCGAGCAGGCTGCCGAGGATGAAGACGAAGAAGGACAGGCCGGCCTGGGAGCTGCTCCCGGTCAGCTGCTTGATCCAGATGCCCAGCGCGATCCACATGACGTTGTCGCCGAGGACGTCGACGAACCGCGCGAGGACCAGCAGGCGTATGTCCCGGTGCCGGAGCAGCTCCCTCATGGCCTCAGCCCTCTTCCGTCTGGATGGCGTCGAACGGGAACATGAACTGGATGAGCTCGATGGGCACGCTGCCCGCGGGCCGCAGGCCGGGATCCTCCAGGCGCTCGCGGTAGCGGAAAAGCACGGCGACCAGCT
Protein-coding sequences here:
- a CDS encoding MFS transporter, with translation MRELLRHRDIRLLVLARFVDVLGDNVMWIALGIWIKQLTGSSSQAGLSFFVFILGSLLAPAGAVVVDRVRRRPLITILNLVTGLAVLPLLLVHDRSGVWLIYAVMFGYGVLSSVTGAAMTAYTQTLIPAEQLGQANGLLQTVLQGLRLVSPLLGAGVLAAWGIAPLVFGDVATFVLASLLLRAIGTREAAPTPPAEKKRLRGELSAGVRQILGMPILRQATAAAVLCVLAFGLSESVLFAIVDQGLHRKPTFVGVIESFQGLGAIAAGLLAGPLMRRLGESRLIALGMAAAGLGFAACCLPSVAAAGLGVMLVGVSLPWIIAGLMTLFQRTTPPEVMGRTSAALDMMISLPQTTAIAVGAALVAVVDFRVLLGAMTALMGMGSLYLLTRTTTVPEPARTDPVSAPVL